In Nodosilinea sp. PGN35, one DNA window encodes the following:
- the yidD gene encoding membrane protein insertion efficiency factor YidD: MTASTFDSLATQAAIASIDVYQAHISPRKVFSCPHRLLHGGDSCSSYIKTILTEQSLSATLRRAPQRFAACKAAAQTLTLQNVQGGCLIIPCCIPI, from the coding sequence ATGACTGCCAGCACCTTTGACTCGTTAGCCACCCAGGCGGCGATCGCCTCTATTGACGTTTATCAGGCCCATATTTCGCCACGAAAAGTGTTCTCCTGCCCTCACCGACTCCTGCACGGGGGCGACTCCTGCTCAAGCTACATCAAAACTATTCTGACTGAGCAAAGCTTAAGCGCCACCCTTCGCCGGGCTCCGCAACGGTTTGCGGCATGCAAAGCCGCCGCGCAAACGCTGACATTGCAAAACGTTCAGGGCGGATGTTTAATTATTCCCTGCTGCATCCCTATTTAA
- a CDS encoding DUF4334 domain-containing protein, with protein sequence MPTFSEALALGKITTTEALNIFDSLDTVDISAMIGAWKGAGFPTDHPLDGALEAYHWHGKRFETPEHVHPLVFNTVDGNTASINPLWMLPVVGWLDRMPIPKSEAVGMLFQIGLFLFSTDRSGARLRLTTYRGKKTATMIYDSLPINDIFRKVDNQTLLGLMDLKGMKNPFFFVLRRE encoded by the coding sequence ATGCCTACGTTTTCTGAAGCTCTCGCCCTGGGTAAGATTACTACCACTGAGGCTTTAAACATTTTTGACAGCCTCGACACGGTGGATATCAGCGCTATGATCGGCGCCTGGAAAGGTGCTGGATTCCCTACCGATCACCCTTTGGATGGTGCCCTAGAGGCTTATCACTGGCACGGCAAGCGCTTTGAAACTCCCGAACATGTCCATCCGCTAGTGTTTAATACGGTGGATGGCAACACTGCCAGCATCAACCCGCTTTGGATGCTGCCGGTCGTTGGCTGGCTGGATCGCATGCCCATTCCAAAGTCAGAAGCTGTGGGGATGCTCTTTCAGATCGGCCTTTTTTTATTTTCTACCGATCGGTCGGGGGCGCGCCTTCGCCTGACAACCTATCGGGGCAAAAAGACGGCGACGATGATCTACGACAGCCTGCCTATTAACGATATTTTTCGCAAGGTGGATAACCAGACGCTACTCGGCCTGATGGATCTCAAGGGCATGAAAAATCCATTCTTTTTTGTGTTGAGGCGGGAGTAG